A window from Neobacillus sp. PS3-40 encodes these proteins:
- a CDS encoding copper resistance protein CopC: MFYSRKIFFLIMTLAILVFSFPGLSSAHAYIVKSFPSENQALDKSPNKVSIEFDEIIQPTFYSIQVLDMRGTQVNSGKGYINSSNGKILESDLHKGLPKGIYSIKWRVVSGDGHPIDGLIPFQIGVGSKNQALLKSKTTGYVPHFDLVLLRLIQYVSGAIFVGLTFFYLSIYPRESLRSTSIEKRYKSVIHLSFLFLWVSILFSLPLQATIEANVSWLNAFDFSILRDVATKTLSGKVWIAQIVLLSLLLLTIKRNEKLFLWWASFVLGSCLFLAKAITSHAVATNNLLVDIEFDFLHLLSVSIWIGSLVALVVLLPLNREEEGKLLYQQIVRRFSTWGKVLVFLLVISGVYLSLTYIPTFHALFYTNYGRVLIGKVVLFFIMLVFAWLNSSKGRKSGAEKWGSTLWGELATGVIVLVLAVILTNLPTAASSLGPFKETKSFNNKDTVTVKVGPNVIGQNTFDVILKDKTGKPLTEVQQVSLTFSTQRMDMGEYTVNIPKVAEGHFKDRGMYFNMTGKWNVHVHVLTKSLEALDTDFTCVVGSQ; this comes from the coding sequence GTGTTTTATTCCAGAAAAATATTCTTTTTAATCATGACTCTTGCCATTCTTGTATTTTCCTTTCCAGGACTATCATCGGCCCATGCTTATATTGTTAAGTCATTTCCTTCTGAAAATCAGGCTTTAGACAAATCACCTAACAAAGTAAGTATTGAATTTGATGAAATAATCCAACCAACCTTTTATTCCATTCAAGTATTGGATATGAGGGGAACCCAGGTGAATAGTGGTAAGGGATATATTAATTCTAGTAATGGTAAAATCCTTGAGTCCGATTTACATAAAGGACTGCCAAAGGGGATTTATAGTATAAAATGGAGGGTCGTATCAGGTGATGGCCATCCGATTGATGGATTGATCCCATTCCAGATTGGTGTTGGGAGTAAGAATCAAGCACTGTTAAAGTCAAAAACAACTGGATATGTTCCACATTTTGATTTAGTTTTGCTACGCTTAATTCAATATGTAAGTGGTGCAATTTTTGTTGGATTAACATTTTTTTATCTTTCCATCTATCCACGGGAAAGTTTACGGAGCACTTCTATAGAAAAGCGGTATAAAAGTGTAATCCATCTATCTTTTCTTTTTCTATGGGTAAGTATCCTTTTTAGTTTGCCATTGCAAGCTACTATTGAAGCAAATGTTTCGTGGCTAAATGCTTTTGATTTTTCAATATTACGTGATGTAGCAACCAAAACTTTATCTGGGAAGGTTTGGATTGCACAGATTGTATTACTAAGCTTGCTTTTGCTAACGATAAAAAGGAATGAAAAATTATTTTTATGGTGGGCTTCTTTTGTTTTAGGATCTTGTTTATTTTTAGCAAAAGCAATTACCAGTCATGCAGTTGCCACAAATAATCTTCTTGTTGATATTGAATTTGATTTTTTGCATTTACTAAGTGTCTCAATTTGGATAGGAAGCTTGGTAGCATTAGTGGTTTTACTCCCCTTGAATCGGGAAGAAGAAGGTAAACTTCTTTATCAGCAGATTGTCCGACGATTTTCTACTTGGGGAAAGGTATTGGTTTTCCTCTTAGTTATTTCAGGTGTATATCTTAGTTTGACATATATTCCTACGTTTCACGCGCTTTTTTATACTAATTATGGGCGGGTGTTAATAGGTAAGGTAGTTCTTTTCTTCATTATGTTGGTTTTTGCATGGCTGAATTCTTCAAAAGGAAGAAAGAGTGGAGCGGAAAAATGGGGTAGTACTTTATGGGGCGAGTTAGCTACAGGGGTAATTGTTCTTGTGCTTGCTGTCATTTTAACAAATTTGCCAACTGCCGCGTCCTCCTTGGGACCCTTTAAAGAAACAAAAAGTTTTAATAATAAAGATACAGTCACGGTTAAAGTTGGCCCAAATGTGATTGGACAAAATACATTTGATGTCATCCTAAAAGACAAAACTGGAAAGCCATTGACTGAAGTCCAACAGGTCTCTCTAACATTTTCTACGCAAAGAATGGATATGGGAGAATATACCGTCAACATTCCGAAAGTGGCAGAGGGGCATTTTAAGGATCGAGGAATGTATTTCAATATGACCGGTAAGTGGAATGTTCATGTTCATGTTTTAACAAAATCATTGGAAGCCTTAGATACCGATTTTACTTGTGTTGTAGGCAGTCAATAA
- a CDS encoding YisL family protein, giving the protein MTHTHITTIVLTIILFLIAVTMQKKGKNIKVLQMVLRVMYLLIIVTGGMLFLSVYTISFLYILKALLGLVMIGLFEMIVSVGKKGKSNLGLWVLFGVALIALLYLGLKLPMGFYLFTS; this is encoded by the coding sequence TTGACTCATACACATATTACAACTATCGTACTAACAATTATACTATTTCTAATTGCTGTTACAATGCAGAAAAAAGGTAAGAACATCAAGGTTTTACAGATGGTTCTGCGTGTCATGTATCTTTTAATCATTGTAACTGGAGGAATGCTGTTCTTATCAGTCTATACTATTAGTTTTCTTTACATCCTAAAAGCATTGCTCGGTTTAGTTATGATTGGACTATTTGAAATGATAGTATCAGTTGGTAAAAAAGGAAAGAGTAATTTAGGACTCTGGGTTTTATTTGGAGTTGCTCTCATTGCCTTACTGTATCTTGGATTAAAACTCCCAATGGGGTTTTACTTGTTTACAAGCTAA
- a CDS encoding AarF/UbiB family protein yields MREMTRLLFNKRFRKVFFMFLGFFVQFWWLGKIKKFINKEKVDSKYRAIYSFQASKFTTVAVEMGGLIIKLGQFISSRVDILPKEYTDILSELQDSVAPVNSEIILKRIEEEGSGTIEDVFTAINPEPVAAASLGQVHKAILKNGENVAVKVMRPGIEETVSLDLATLKVLIAFARRGTKIGKFVDLREVYQEFEEVIIEELDYIKEAKNIEKFRENFLGFPGVSVPNVYGELSTSKILVMEYIEGVKINEVDKLEELRVNKKKLASILFLSYLKQIMEDGFFHADPHPGNLLVKKDGTIAYIDFGMVGYVSDPMKESMFKLALAIYLKDAGGIVEAFDDLGFLRKKVDKSLLTKNVKVILANFLDGGFNFNNLNKDGFLEELREFLYQQPFQIPSRTTFLGKAIVTVFSICKGLDDNFDIISITKPYVEEMMKSDEVSAGKETVLEQVKNIFLKVIPASRKIFTVIDQLESGEIRIKPSKAFENNIIEHQAFQNRKIILALFGTGLLIAGAQIIYESHQIGMTMMVSGAIITLLQALRKSSTKGRRYRRHPFLKEKNEKGRSK; encoded by the coding sequence ATGCGTGAAATGACACGCTTATTATTCAACAAGAGATTTCGTAAAGTATTTTTCATGTTTTTAGGATTTTTTGTTCAGTTCTGGTGGCTCGGAAAAATAAAGAAGTTTATTAATAAGGAAAAAGTAGATAGCAAATATCGTGCAATATACTCATTTCAAGCATCAAAGTTTACCACGGTTGCGGTGGAAATGGGTGGACTTATTATTAAGCTTGGCCAATTTATCTCCTCAAGAGTGGATATTTTGCCGAAGGAATACACCGACATCCTTTCTGAGCTACAGGACTCCGTTGCTCCTGTAAATAGTGAAATTATATTGAAAAGAATTGAAGAAGAAGGTTCCGGGACAATTGAGGATGTGTTTACAGCCATTAATCCGGAGCCAGTAGCCGCTGCTTCATTAGGGCAAGTACATAAAGCCATTTTGAAAAATGGAGAAAATGTAGCAGTTAAAGTGATGAGACCTGGAATTGAAGAAACAGTATCTCTTGATTTGGCCACCTTAAAGGTACTTATCGCTTTTGCTCGTCGTGGGACAAAGATTGGGAAGTTTGTTGATTTAAGAGAAGTTTATCAGGAATTTGAAGAAGTCATAATAGAAGAACTTGATTACATCAAAGAAGCAAAGAATATTGAGAAGTTTCGAGAGAATTTCCTTGGATTTCCGGGTGTATCTGTTCCAAATGTCTATGGGGAATTATCAACTAGTAAAATTCTAGTAATGGAGTACATCGAAGGGGTAAAAATCAACGAGGTTGATAAACTTGAAGAGTTACGAGTAAATAAAAAGAAGCTAGCTTCCATCCTGTTTTTGTCCTACTTAAAACAAATAATGGAGGACGGTTTCTTCCATGCAGATCCTCATCCTGGAAATTTATTAGTAAAGAAAGACGGCACCATTGCTTACATTGATTTTGGAATGGTTGGGTATGTGTCGGATCCAATGAAAGAAAGTATGTTCAAGCTTGCTTTAGCCATTTATTTGAAAGATGCTGGTGGAATTGTTGAAGCTTTTGACGATCTGGGCTTTTTAAGAAAAAAAGTAGACAAATCTCTATTAACGAAGAATGTTAAAGTCATTCTTGCCAACTTTTTAGATGGCGGTTTTAATTTTAACAACCTTAATAAAGATGGATTCCTTGAAGAATTACGTGAATTTTTGTATCAGCAGCCATTTCAAATTCCTTCAAGAACAACCTTTTTAGGTAAAGCAATTGTGACTGTCTTTAGTATTTGTAAAGGATTAGATGATAACTTTGATATTATTTCGATAACAAAGCCTTATGTTGAAGAGATGATGAAAAGTGATGAGGTAAGTGCTGGAAAGGAAACGGTGCTTGAACAGGTAAAGAATATTTTTCTTAAGGTAATTCCGGCATCTAGAAAAATTTTCACGGTTATCGACCAACTTGAATCAGGAGAAATACGAATAAAACCTTCTAAGGCATTTGAGAATAACATAATCGAGCACCAAGCTTTCCAAAATAGAAAAATCATTTTAGCTCTTTTTGGGACGGGCTTATTAATTGCAGGTGCACAGATCATTTATGAAAGCCATCAAATAGGAATGACCATGATGGTGAGTGGTGCCATTATCACACTTTTACAAGCACTCAGAAAATCGTCAACAAAAGGAAGAAGATATAGAAGACATCCATTCCTAAAAGAAAAAAATGAAAAAGGGAGGAGTAAGTAA
- a CDS encoding AbrB/MazE/SpoVT family DNA-binding domain-containing protein, whose protein sequence is MMNNHGKIFGTTSMGERGQVVIPSEAREELGIKAGEKFVVFGDAKRGTVILVKSEIMNKFANFFFYKSKRFEKIAKEIFDKTKDSDEEDEDEEDR, encoded by the coding sequence ATGATGAATAATCATGGAAAAATTTTTGGAACTACAAGTATGGGTGAAAGAGGGCAAGTGGTAATTCCTTCAGAGGCAAGAGAAGAGTTAGGAATTAAAGCAGGTGAAAAGTTTGTTGTCTTTGGAGATGCCAAAAGGGGAACGGTTATTCTTGTTAAATCAGAGATCATGAACAAGTTTGCTAATTTCTTTTTTTACAAGTCAAAAAGATTTGAGAAAATAGCAAAAGAGATTTTTGATAAAACAAAGGACTCTGATGAAGAAGATGAAGATGAAGAGGATAGATAA
- a CDS encoding acetolactate synthase large subunit — protein sequence MKASDVLVSCLENEGVEYIFGIIGKEVIDLADSLSKSKQIQFVPVRHEQGAAFMAGVYGKLTGKPGVCLATLGPGATNLLTGIATAHLDHSPVIALTGQKVLNMQHKSAHQYIGISRVFEPASKWSHQILSANTIPEVIRKAFRVALTEKPGAVVLEIPENVANENVTTKPLPVTVLPESVPSIEALKSAKVLIDQSIHPFIIIGNGVIRGGAVKEVQAFIDQLGCPITTSFMAKGILPTDHPENYFTFGFTNKDYVTRGIDEADLLIVIGLDFEEKLPTEWNRKKIPIIHIDATPAEVDEYYPVKAELVGSIRLTLALLISNGIISTGWKPSGKLKDRIEMSYLIEENSNKDTFLTIENILHVIEKVSNEQTIIVSDVGSHKISIARMFQPRNANQLIMSNGFASMGISIPGAIGAKFACPDQTVICITGDGGALMTFSELETAKRLGLSFVIIVLNDSILKLEVEMMNQKFGESFGTTFANPDFLLLANSFGIKGVRPNSTIEFEEMLRNAIGSKNELILFDIKTVI from the coding sequence ATGAAAGCATCCGATGTGTTGGTGAGTTGTCTAGAAAATGAAGGTGTGGAATATATATTTGGGATTATTGGAAAAGAAGTGATTGATCTAGCTGATTCATTGTCAAAATCAAAACAAATTCAATTTGTACCGGTCCGACATGAACAAGGGGCGGCATTCATGGCAGGTGTTTACGGGAAACTTACCGGAAAACCAGGTGTTTGCTTAGCTACACTTGGACCAGGTGCAACCAATCTATTAACAGGAATAGCGACTGCTCACTTAGACCATTCCCCGGTTATTGCCCTAACCGGCCAAAAGGTCTTGAACATGCAACATAAGTCTGCCCACCAATATATCGGCATCTCAAGGGTTTTTGAACCTGCTTCCAAATGGTCACATCAAATTTTGAGTGCAAATACGATTCCAGAAGTCATTCGAAAAGCTTTTCGGGTTGCCTTAACAGAAAAGCCAGGGGCAGTTGTCCTTGAAATTCCAGAGAATGTAGCTAATGAAAATGTCACGACAAAACCATTGCCAGTAACAGTTCTTCCGGAAAGCGTACCTTCGATAGAAGCATTAAAGTCAGCAAAGGTGCTTATTGATCAAAGTATTCATCCTTTTATAATCATAGGAAATGGGGTAATAAGAGGCGGTGCTGTTAAGGAAGTCCAGGCTTTTATTGATCAGCTTGGTTGCCCTATAACAACTAGTTTTATGGCAAAAGGAATTTTACCTACAGATCATCCAGAAAACTATTTCACGTTTGGTTTCACTAATAAGGATTATGTCACACGCGGAATTGATGAGGCTGATTTACTCATTGTGATAGGCCTTGATTTTGAAGAGAAGCTCCCAACTGAGTGGAACCGAAAAAAAATTCCTATCATCCATATAGATGCAACACCTGCTGAAGTTGATGAATATTACCCAGTGAAGGCTGAATTAGTAGGGTCCATCCGCCTAACACTAGCGTTATTAATTTCTAACGGAATTATTTCTACGGGATGGAAGCCCTCAGGGAAATTAAAAGATAGAATCGAAATGTCATATTTGATTGAAGAAAACTCCAATAAGGATACTTTTTTGACGATAGAAAATATTCTACATGTAATTGAAAAAGTTTCAAACGAACAGACGATTATCGTTTCTGATGTGGGATCACATAAAATATCGATTGCGCGAATGTTCCAGCCAAGGAATGCTAACCAGTTAATAATGTCAAATGGATTTGCTTCAATGGGGATTTCAATTCCTGGGGCGATTGGTGCAAAATTTGCATGCCCTGATCAGACCGTTATTTGTATTACTGGTGATGGAGGAGCATTAATGACTTTCTCTGAACTTGAGACGGCAAAGCGATTAGGTCTTTCTTTTGTGATTATCGTTTTAAATGACTCAATATTAAAACTTGAAGTGGAGATGATGAACCAGAAATTTGGAGAGAGCTTCGGTACTACTTTTGCAAATCCAGATTTTCTTCTTCTAGCTAACAGTTTTGGGATAAAAGGAGTGAGGCCAAATTCGACTATTGAGTTTGAAGAAATGCTTCGTAATGCTATAGGTTCTAAGAATGAACTTATCTTATTCGATATAAAGACAGTCATCTAA
- a CDS encoding DUF2935 domain-containing protein, whose protein sequence is MVNQDFTNMDPNNQMLITPETFAAPQESLTEQLFIERSLTENKFWLRIMKEHAYFLGEGFNKKDTQLIQQTDRFYHFFEQQEKRAYQTPNDVTAVRKLNEDTIQLVFGFRNFKRNLLIMIVNCKVAGFNFPLLVDHIAREAEYFMRTLKKFNQGILDPIQDAIIKENVFWLKIMMEHSRFIASLLDQSERNLVHTASKFGDDFEVLLNQARDVESMLYKRSPTYPIIGKLNKDSENATVELRNFKQVGLDLIKSCQIRSVIDPLLADHVVREANHFLAMIHALDERLKVKKAEEQAK, encoded by the coding sequence ATGGTTAATCAGGACTTTACTAACATGGATCCAAACAATCAAATGCTGATAACACCTGAAACATTTGCTGCTCCACAAGAATCATTAACTGAACAACTCTTTATTGAACGATCACTTACAGAAAACAAGTTTTGGTTGAGAATAATGAAGGAACATGCCTATTTTTTAGGAGAAGGCTTTAATAAAAAAGATACACAGCTAATTCAGCAAACAGACCGCTTTTATCACTTTTTTGAGCAACAGGAAAAAAGGGCATATCAGACTCCAAATGACGTTACCGCTGTTCGAAAATTAAATGAAGACACCATTCAATTAGTGTTTGGTTTCCGGAATTTCAAGCGAAATCTCCTCATTATGATTGTTAACTGTAAAGTAGCCGGGTTTAACTTCCCCCTTTTAGTGGACCATATTGCCCGGGAAGCTGAATATTTTATGAGGACGTTAAAGAAGTTTAACCAAGGAATACTCGACCCCATTCAAGATGCCATTATTAAAGAAAATGTATTTTGGTTAAAAATTATGATGGAGCATTCTCGGTTTATCGCTTCATTACTCGACCAGTCCGAACGAAATTTAGTTCATACCGCAAGTAAGTTTGGAGATGATTTTGAGGTTCTTCTCAACCAGGCAAGGGATGTAGAATCCATGCTTTATAAAAGAAGTCCAACATATCCAATTATCGGCAAGCTGAATAAAGATAGTGAAAACGCTACAGTTGAGTTAAGGAATTTTAAACAAGTAGGGTTAGATTTAATTAAGAGCTGCCAAATTCGCAGTGTCATCGATCCGTTGCTTGCTGACCATGTAGTACGGGAAGCAAATCACTTCCTTGCAATGATCCATGCATTGGATGAAAGGTTAAAAGTGAAAAAAGCAGAGGAACAAGCTAAATAG
- a CDS encoding disulfide oxidoreductase yields MNKSLLLSWVAALVATIGSLYFSEVRHFIPCTLCWYQRILMYPLAVILGIAFYRNDKGIYIYACPLAIIGMIVSGYHTLLQKIPYLEQFEMCTTGVPCAKDYLNWLGFITIPMMAFVAFTIIALSLFVLSRTKEGKYV; encoded by the coding sequence ATGAATAAATCATTGCTTCTTTCATGGGTTGCTGCTCTCGTTGCAACCATTGGTAGTTTGTATTTTAGTGAGGTACGCCATTTCATTCCCTGTACTCTGTGCTGGTATCAGCGGATTTTAATGTACCCTTTAGCAGTGATCCTTGGTATTGCTTTTTATCGAAATGATAAAGGAATTTACATATATGCCTGTCCACTAGCGATAATTGGAATGATCGTTTCTGGTTACCATACTTTGCTTCAGAAAATTCCTTATTTGGAACAGTTTGAAATGTGTACGACGGGAGTTCCATGCGCAAAGGATTATCTTAATTGGCTCGGGTTTATTACGATTCCAATGATGGCATTTGTTGCATTTACCATTATTGCATTAAGTCTTTTTGTGCTTTCTCGGACGAAAGAGGGAAAATATGTTTAA